A region of Mustelus asterias unplaced genomic scaffold, sMusAst1.hap1.1 HAP1_SCAFFOLD_2301, whole genome shotgun sequence DNA encodes the following proteins:
- the LOC144489545 gene encoding uncharacterized protein LOC144489545 translates to MEKPWKCVDCGKRYRAPCLLAAHWRSHTGERPFICSQCEKGFIQLSSLQTHERVHTGERPFTCSQCGKGFTQSSHLQTHQRVHTEERPFTCSQCGKGFIQLSSLQRHQRVHIGERPFTCSQCGKGFTCSSNLQTHQRVHTGERPPFTCSQCGKGFRVSSTLLRHQQVHE, encoded by the exons atggagaaaccatggaaatgtgtggactgtgggaaaagatacagagccccatgtcTGCTGGCAGCTCattggcgcagccacactggggagagaccattcatctgctctcagtgtgagaagggattcattcagttatccagcctgcagacacacgagcgagttcacactggggagaggccattcacctgctctcaatgtgggaagggattcactcagtcatcccacctgcagacacaccagcgagttcacactgaggagaggccattcacctgctctcagtgtgggaagggattcattcagttatccagcctgcagagacaccagcgagttcacattggagagaggccgttcacctgctctcagtgtgggaagggattcacttgttcatctaacctgcagacacaccagcgagttcacactggggagagacc gccgttcacctgctcccagtgtgggaagggattcagagtttcatccaccctgctgagacaccagcaagttcacgagtga